One window of Chryseobacterium indologenes genomic DNA carries:
- a CDS encoding TrmH family RNA methyltransferase — MWMKDLTQTYEYLKQFLTEERLAKIEHFSQESSDFVLPVVEDVYQFRNAAAIVRSVEACGFHKVVALQEEYSFEPNLRVTKGADTWVEVEKLPRNMESFQSIKDRGYKIVVVSLENNAKMLPEYEITEPIALVFGTEMEGVSQEILDFADETLAIPMYGFTRSFNVSVAASICMYELKQKLIKSDIDYKLDEEKLLRMKILWTVNSIRSGQQIFEKYLRENNIDWK; from the coding sequence ATGTGGATGAAAGACTTAACGCAAACTTATGAATATTTAAAACAGTTTTTAACCGAAGAAAGACTGGCAAAAATTGAACATTTTTCGCAGGAAAGTTCAGACTTTGTGCTTCCGGTTGTAGAAGATGTCTATCAGTTTAGAAATGCGGCAGCAATTGTACGCTCTGTGGAGGCTTGCGGCTTTCATAAAGTAGTCGCTTTACAGGAAGAATATAGTTTTGAACCTAATCTTAGGGTAACAAAAGGTGCAGATACCTGGGTTGAGGTAGAAAAGCTTCCCCGGAATATGGAGTCCTTTCAGAGTATTAAAGACAGAGGATATAAAATTGTGGTGGTTTCATTAGAAAATAATGCTAAAATGCTGCCTGAATATGAAATTACAGAACCCATTGCATTGGTTTTCGGAACTGAAATGGAAGGGGTGTCTCAGGAAATTTTAGACTTTGCAGATGAGACACTGGCAATTCCGATGTATGGTTTTACGAGAAGTTTTAATGTTTCTGTAGCAGCTTCAATCTGTATGTATGAATTGAAACAAAAGCTTATAAAATCTGATATTGATTATAAACTGGATGAAGAAAAACTTTTAAGGATGAAAATTCTCTGGACGGTAAATTCAATCAGAAGCGGACAGCAGATTTTTGAGAAATATCTGAGAGAAAATAATATTGACTGGAAATAG
- a CDS encoding RsmE family RNA methyltransferase, with protein MKLFYGEITDQKVIIHDEEQQHIVKVLRMRDGEDIHVTDGKGKLASGKLVIEGKKAGIDISEIKENLPEFTPRLHIAIAPTKNIDRIEFFVEKAVEMGISEISIIVTEKTERKNINIDKIRKQAVAASKQSLRFHFPVINDAVKLTDFLKNTDPEHTFVAHCHENLERIDLKNIPQLKQLTFLIGPEGDFSEKEIAFLAENKVKAVSLGNQRLRTETAGVFVAAWNYYNMI; from the coding sequence ATGAAACTATTTTACGGAGAAATAACAGATCAAAAGGTCATCATCCATGACGAAGAACAGCAGCATATTGTGAAAGTGCTTCGTATGAGAGATGGTGAAGATATTCATGTGACGGATGGAAAAGGGAAACTTGCTTCCGGAAAACTGGTTATTGAAGGTAAAAAAGCAGGTATTGACATTTCTGAGATCAAAGAAAATCTACCGGAATTCACTCCTAGACTTCATATTGCGATTGCTCCCACCAAGAATATTGACAGGATCGAGTTTTTTGTAGAGAAAGCTGTGGAAATGGGCATTTCGGAGATCAGCATTATCGTAACCGAGAAAACGGAACGTAAAAATATTAATATTGATAAAATCAGAAAACAGGCTGTGGCCGCATCAAAGCAAAGTCTGAGATTTCATTTTCCGGTCATCAATGATGCTGTAAAACTAACGGACTTCCTTAAAAATACTGATCCGGAACATACTTTTGTAGCACACTGTCATGAGAATCTGGAAAGAATTGATCTTAAAAATATTCCTCAACTGAAACAGCTTACCTTTTTAATAGGCCCTGAAGGTGATTTTTCTGAAAAGGAAATTGCATTTCTGGCAGAGAATAAAGTAAAGGCTGTCTCTCTCGGAAATCAAAGGCTCAGAACGGAAACTGCAGGAGTTTTTGTAGCCGCATGGAATTATTACAACATGATATAG
- the tsaD gene encoding tRNA (adenosine(37)-N6)-threonylcarbamoyltransferase complex transferase subunit TsaD, which translates to MSDSIILGIESSCDDTSAAIIKGNSILSNIAANQAIHKEYGGVVPELASRAHQQNIIPVVEKSFSKANIQQNAISAIGFTRGPGLLGSLLVGTSFAKSLAMSLNVPLIEVNHLQAHILAHFIEDANPVPPTFPFLCLTVSGGHTMIVLVKDYFDMEIIGKTIDDAAGEAFDKIGKIFDLDYPAGPIIDRLAKEGNPDAFKFNKPKLENYDYSFSGIKTSVLYFIQKEVRKNPDFIKENLNDLCASVQKSIIEILMNKLEKAAQDLNVNKVAIAGGVSANSALRKAMEDNKEKLGWSIFIPKFEYTTDNAAMIAMVAKLKFERGEFTDLRTSATAKYDL; encoded by the coding sequence ATGAGCGACTCTATAATTTTAGGTATTGAATCGTCCTGCGACGACACCTCAGCAGCTATCATCAAGGGAAATTCTATTCTTTCAAACATTGCCGCGAATCAGGCCATCCACAAAGAATATGGTGGTGTTGTCCCTGAATTGGCTTCACGGGCCCATCAGCAAAATATTATTCCCGTTGTTGAAAAATCTTTTTCCAAAGCAAATATACAACAAAATGCAATCTCAGCTATAGGATTTACACGCGGACCCGGACTTTTAGGATCTCTTCTTGTAGGAACATCATTTGCTAAGTCTTTGGCGATGAGCCTTAACGTTCCGTTAATTGAAGTAAATCACCTTCAAGCCCACATTCTGGCCCATTTCATCGAAGATGCAAATCCTGTGCCGCCCACTTTTCCATTCTTATGTCTTACGGTAAGTGGAGGACATACCATGATTGTACTGGTAAAAGACTATTTCGACATGGAGATCATCGGTAAAACCATCGATGATGCCGCGGGCGAAGCTTTTGATAAAATCGGAAAGATTTTTGACCTTGACTACCCTGCCGGACCTATCATTGACAGACTTGCCAAGGAAGGGAACCCCGATGCGTTTAAATTCAACAAACCGAAGCTTGAAAACTATGACTATTCTTTCAGCGGTATTAAAACTTCGGTATTATATTTCATTCAGAAGGAAGTCAGAAAAAATCCGGATTTCATCAAGGAAAATCTAAATGATCTATGTGCATCTGTACAGAAATCCATCATTGAAATCCTGATGAATAAACTTGAAAAGGCAGCTCAGGATCTGAACGTCAATAAAGTTGCTATTGCAGGTGGTGTATCTGCCAATTCTGCACTGAGAAAAGCAATGGAAGATAACAAAGAAAAGCTGGGCTGGAGTATCTTCATTCCTAAGTTTGAATATACCACAGATAATGCTGCGATGATTGCCATGGTAGCAAAACTGAAGTTTGAGAGAGGTGAATTTACGGATTTGAGAACTTCGGCAACAGCAAAATACGATTTATGA